The sequence below is a genomic window from Anopheles cruzii chromosome 3, idAnoCruzAS_RS32_06, whole genome shotgun sequence.
TTTCACCATCGTCGATACATCCGCCATATTGATGTTTGATTCGTCTACTATTTTGAGTTCGTTCACgggatttaatttaaatgtatAATTTTAATCGCTTTTTCTCGGCCGGTGCTTTGATTGAAACATGCCAAAGCTTTGGGGCTGCAAAAACTGGTTCGAACTTTTCTATCGTTTTACATCACTTGCAATCGGGGCTGTTGATCGGCATAATTCGAACTGTACGTTCTGTAACTGTAACTAGTAAGGCATGATAATATTTCTACAGAAATCAGCCTGTTTAGATGAACAGAGTCTAATCATGTGTGATCTTACATCAGAAATAAACGCAAATTTTGCTTTCGCCTTTTTAAACATTcatgatgaataatttatggatTAAATTCGTTGCATGGGCAATCATATCATGCATTCAGAAACATTGGCCGGTTTTCTTTGTCCTGTTTTTTGATGGTTTCTTTCACAtttatgtttctgtttcattaTATTTCGACATCGTGCATTCCAATCCAGCATTCATTCATTGTACTCATTGCTTTTGAAGCATTTCCTATTCCCCAGAGGGTAAATTGAAAGCATTCCCTGTACGTAACGATGCTTGGCAACCTTAACCAGCCTTAACGATGCTTTTTAACCAGCTCACCATCCGTTTTTGGTCAATCATTCACTCGTATGTTAGGAATTTTTAGTTACAGACGGAATGAagaattcaattcaattccgATTAGAAATCATCGCACAGTAGCGATGCATTCCAGAACTGTGTTGACCGATAATAAACGTCAGCCCACAACCATGCTGACTAAAAACCATGTACTCGCATCGTTTATGTGCCTTCGCTACTTACTGACCACCCTGTTTTGGGGCCGAAATGgatgaatgaaagcaaaaacggttCCAAGAATCGCTTTTATTGGCGAATGGAACTCCaaaacaaccaccacacaTCACGTACAAATTGGATACTTTGAACCACTTGTATACCGGGGCCAGAGACCCCGTTTGACAGTGCGGGCCGATGTAGTCAAAACTTGCCTTTGATCCTATTCCCTCCTGTACGCGAATGGCCAGGTCGAACCcgctcgtgtgtgttttgctacTTCCTCGTTAGGAACTCgttcaaaaacaaattctCGGCCAATCAAAACTACACCTCTCGGGCCGAGCTTTCCGAGGTTTTATGCTGTTCGTTCCGCTTTCCTATAGTTTGTTCTCTCTGAAGTCGCCCGCAACGGCGGTTCGATTTGTTGGTGAAACGGAGGCAGAGACTGCCCCATAAATGGACTCTGGTTCCGTTCCCGTGGGATACCTACTTTAgttccagtgtgtgtgtgggtgacAAAAGTTAGTTCGTTAGTTTatcttgctctctctttctctgtctatGGTGCTTATTACCGAAGGACTCCCCTTCGTTTACAGTCTTCGACGCTGATCCGCTTCGGACGGAACTGTCTCAGGTTTTTTCTGTATATTAACACCGTCCATCTGCTGTCGCTCTGTCGTTCCAGATTTAGTCCAACCCGTACACCGTCGCCGTGGGACGGCATACGGATAGCGGATAAGTTTAGTCCGGTCTGTCCCCAGCGACTGCCGAGTGTAAATAACGAAACTGCAGCTTTAGATAAAATGCCAAAAGGACGACTAGAGTACTTGAAACGTTTGCTACCTTTTTTACAGAACCAATCGGAGGACTGTTTGTATTTGAATGTATTTGCCCCGGTTCATGGTAAGTACCCCTCGGCGCACCTGCCCTTCGATCTTGGGCATCTTCTTTGCACTGTTCTCTCACGACTCTCGTCTACTTTTCTCCGTTGCAGCCACTCAAAGTGACAAGAAACTGCCTGTTATAGTATTTTTACACGGAGAGTCGTTCGAGTGGAACAGCGGGAACGCGTACGATGGTACCGTGCTGGCCAGTTACAGTGATTTAGTCGTAGTTACGTTAAACTATCGGTTAGGTATATTGGGTAAGTCTTTGTCACCGTTCGCCCTACCCCTTAGCGAACTTCCGAGCCCCAAGccggaaccgatcgatgcgGAGGAGTTCATTTTCTGGAAAAATCCACTCCCCATCAATCATCCCGCCATGATTGATGGCTTCTCCCCGTACGGTCCTGGCTTTCACGTCGATTAGGCCAAATCGTTAACTGAATGAACGTAGATCGCTGCTTCATgtaatttagtttttatttctaCCGAACCGGGCATCGTAACGGAAATAGAACAATCTTTCGACCGGTTCGAGGACGACCAcaagaaaatattaaacaaaccAAGCCAATTCGTAACGTAACGAATATAAATCGAATTTCGTTCCCCACAATCAAAATCGGCGCATGATTGATTTACCGAGCAATTGGGAAGGTATTATAAGCTCCCAAACCAGAACCGGAGCTCTGGTTTGGGCCTCCAGCGATCTTTCGTGTCCATCAATTTGAAATGCAATCGGTGCATTTAATATGCAACCCCCTCGGCCGCACTGATTGGATTTATTATCGCCCATTATTGGCCGCGCGGTGCGGGCGGATTgcatttacattttaatcaattattaTAACAGTCCCACAGTGACCATCGGGGTGGGTCCGTACGCGAGAAGCAAATTTTTGAACGATAACTTAACGATTGTTTCGGGCAGGTTTTCTGAATGCCAATCCCAGCCCGCAGCTGCGGGCCCGCGTGGCCAACTACGGCCTGATGGACCAGATGGCGGCGCTGCACTGGGTGCAGCAGAACATCGCCAAGTTCGGCGGCGACCCGGCCACGGTGACGCTGGCCGGGCACGGGAGCGGGGCGGCCTGCATCAACTTCCTGATGACGTCGCCGACGATGGTGCCGGGGCTGTTCCACCGGGCGATCCTGCTGTCCGGGTCGGCCTACTCGTCCTGGGCGCTGGTCGAGGACCCGGTCGTGTACGCGCTCAAGCTTGCCAAGGAGGTGAACTGTTCGATCCCGGAGGACCTGATCAAAAACCACGAACAGATCGTGGACTGCTTGCGGGACGTGCCGCTCGAGGAGCTGTTCGCGGCCGACATCCTGCCGCCGAGCTTTCTGAGCGCGTTCGGGCCATCGGTCGACGGTGTCGTCATTCGGCCCGGGCGCTCCAACCAGGACATCGACGAGCTGCCACCGATCCGGGGCACCTCCAAGCGGTCGCAGGGTGCCGCCGGACGCTACGACCTCCTGTTCGGGGTGGTCACCGGCGAAGCGCTGTGGCGATTCAGTGCCGCCGACATCCAGAGTGGCTTCGAGGGCGACCGGCGGGACAAGATCCTGCGCACGTACGTCCGGAACGCGTACACGTACCACCTGAGCGAGATCTTCTACACGGTCGTCAACGAGTACACGGACTGGGAGCGCACGGTGCAGCACCCGATCAACATGCGGGacgcggccgtggccgccctCTCCGACGCCCAGTTCGTCGCCCCGCTCGTCCACACCGGCGACATgctggcaccgccgccgcccctgCCGGGTCAGGAGCCGTCGGGACCGAAGTGCTTCTTCTACGTGTTCGACTACCAAACGAAGGACGGCGACTACCCGCAGCGGATGGGCACGGTGCATGGCGAGGACCTGCCGTACGTGTTCGGGGCACCCCTCGTCGATGGGTTCAACCACTTTCCGCGCAACTACACCAAATCGGAGGTGGCCCTCTCCGAGGCCATCATGGTGTACTGGGCCAACTTCGCACGGACCGGGTACGTACCAGCTTCGGCCCGACTTTAATTAATTCAGTTAACCTCGACCGAATCGAGCGAGCGGGGACCGGTTCCAATCAATTTCCCGCGTGGTGCCCCCTGTCGACGGCAAACGCGGGCATTTTGGTGACACGCCCGGAAAACCTCCCCATCGATATCGATTCGGAAGTAAGTTGCCGCGCTTTACCACGGTAATGAGCCGCGAGGACCCCCAGAACCCGCCGCCAGTTGCCAGGAAGTATCGAATTTCCGAGCATTCCTCCCGGGGGCGGCCAGGAAGCAGTCTAATTGCCCCAGTGCCAATGCGGCCGGGCTTGTCCGGGTCACGGGAAAAACCTGACTAATTATCCGGAGTGTTAAATCGTCTACCTTAactccgctctctctctctgactcTCTCACCGTCCGTTCCGCAGTAATCCGAACGAGCACCATCGACAGGATTCGATTCTGGCGGCATCGCGCGAACGGAACCGCTTCCGCAGCATCAACTGGGAGGAGTACGACCCGGTTCATCAGAAATACCTGGAAATCGGTAATATCCTGGGAACGGTGGAACGGGTGCCCATGACGGTGCCATGACGATGTGGATTCTATacgcttttctttctttgtcgGGACTTGTTCCCTGTGCCGTCCCCTACAGGCATGAAACCGCGGATGAAGAACCACTTCCGGGCTCACCAGCTGTCGATTTGGCTGCGGCTGATACCGGAGCTACACAAGGCCGGCATGGAGGACGTGATAGCGAGGCACAATCTCTTCAAGAACCACGACGACATGGACCTGTACGAGGGCCTGGTCAAACCGGACACGTTCACCGGGCGGCTCAACTACCTGGAAGACAATCTCAAGCACCGAGGCATGCTCACCGGCGGCGACGTGGGCCACGCACTGCACGCAAACGGTACGTTAGTTCACCCAAAGTCCAAAGCTTCTTCCACCCTCCGCCCCTTTTCCCTCGCAAAAGACGGCCATGCTTTGATTGATGGATGTTCCTGCGTTCGGGCCGGCAATTAATTACCGACCTTTTTACCGTCTATCGCTGCCATCAACTAGGATTTGCGGAGAGCCTGTTTTTGCGCCCCGCCATTCATCGGCGCATTGCGCATGAGGTGCAAGTTCTGACGACCAACGGCCGTTAAATGGTGGGCCCACTTGGTGGCGCCCCCTGGCGGATAGGCACTTGATCGTCTTTGATTACCTTCCCGTTTTTGTTGTGCCGTTCGGGGTGGCCCGGGCCttagtttttaattgatgAAGATCGAATCACGAAACACGAATACGCGGATTATGGAAGATTTGTTGGCGTTCATGAGTTTGAGAAGCTTGGGCAATTCTGATAAACTGCAAATCACTCTTTTCTGTGGATACATCGTTTTCTCTTCTTGGCACTAAAATAAAGAACAAATGACCATAAAACCGATCAAGAGAATGGTTTTACCAACTACTTAGGTACACACGTATTCCAAATGGTCAAACTGTCAATAAACAATATACTATTTGGGCGTTTTGCGTCGTTAGCGTAATGCGGTGCGTCCAAAAAGACCAGATTTGTTGAGAGCAATTCTTAGTTTTCGCATCACGAGGAAGGTTTTGTACCAAATTTTAAACCATCAATTCGACACAAACTGTACCCAGATCGTTCCGcaaccaccgtattcacctgacCTAGCAGCAGTCCAATCCCAGGAATCCTTTTACAGTAACtagttgagataggagccAAAACGAAAAGTGTGTTGAAGTCTAATAAAACTTTTCGGACGGTtttaaaaattggaacaacTGTAAACATAGATGTAGAAAGCggggattattttaatggtgatGACATAGATTTTGAACAATGAACAAATTGTTCATTGTGGAGTTATAAGCGAATGCCCGATATGTTTTAGCCACAGTATTAAATATACTTTGAAAGAGAACCGTTCTCATAAATCGAAAGACTTAGGTCGTTGTGGACATCGATATCTGTAGGTCGCGTTAACATCAAGTTAAGTAGAACTTCGTCTAGTTCCTACACATTCTACATCAGTTTTATGCTTAAGAGTTGCTCTTTCAACCTAAAGCACAACACTTGAAAGGGAATGGTTTACGGGATGCGACGGACTGAAGAATGGAAAGCGCAATCCGTGTTGTGGTTTGTGTCGTCTGCTTGTCTAGCCGCCTCAATCTGACAGCTTCAGCCTGTGTCAGGTGTGCCCTTTTCACCCCTAACCTTTGCGGATACCGTGTTTTGTTAATGTTTAgtgcccaaaaaaaaacggcaaaaccgACATGGCGTTCATAACACACTCTGCTGAGCTTCTGTCTTTTACTTCTCCCGCtttcccctctctctctcgtccagttgggatgacgacggcggaaccGGCGCTACTGACGACCTGCATGCCGGTCGGCAACTACAGTGCCCTGGCGcccacggtgacggtgttgAACGCGACCACGGACACGCTGGCCGGGCTGGAGGCGGCCGGGTACGCCGCCTACTCGACCGCCCTCAGcgtcacgatcgcgatcgggtGCAGCCTGCTCATCCTGAACGTCCTTATCTTCGCCGGCGTCTACTACCAGCGCGACAAGACGCGGCTCGAGGTGAAGAGCCTGCAGAAGCAGTACCAGCAGCGGGGTGGCGGCCTCCACCAGCAGGGCCCGTTCGACCCGATCAAGCACGCCCACTACCACCTGGGCCACTCGCAGTCGGCCAACGTCATCGTGGACGTGGAGAACCACGACACCGGCGCCCTCATCCTGGCCGGCGACGTCAAGTCGCCCCACATCTGCACCAACGCGATGCAAATCAACGTGATGAAGAGCGGatcccccggcggcggcggcggcggcggcggtggcgacggtcgTGGTGGTGTAGGTAACCTGGGGAGTGGcgccaacggtggcggtggtggggtaggtggcggtgatggcggAAGTTGTAACGTGCCGGCGCCGCTCGGGCAGTCGAAGATGCCGCTCCAGGCGAACAACACCGGCTACGGCGCGGCGACGAAGCTGCCGCCGCGCAGCGAACACATCACCATACCGATCAAGAACTCCACCTTCATCGGgacggccggccccgggggcggtgggACGTTCGTTAGCGGCATGATGACGCTCCCGAAGCCCACCTCGCAGcatcaacaccagcagcagcagcagcagcaccaacagcatcaacaacatcaacaacagcaccagcagcagcaacagcagcagcagcaagtgcacATCCCGATGAGCTACAACCGGAACGAGTGCATGACGCTGCCGAGGAGCATGGGTGGTGCCGGGCTCAGCGCAACTTCCGCCATCACCAGCACAGGTAAAGTGAGACTAGATTTCATGACCACACCGATTTGAAACCGattcaacaccaccaccaccatcacccttGTCACCTTACCCAACACCACGCACGATCACTGGCTTCGGGTGTGCGTCGTACCGTTCGATGCTTCTCTAATCGTCGGAAGTCAGCCGGGAGTCTGTCCGTTACGGCGGTCAGAAAGCCATGCCAACGGCCGCCACCGAGTCCGCGGGCAACCCAAATCGAGCACTCGAAAGCGCCGAGAAGGACCATGAAACGCTCGTTTCGCGTCGAGAGTCCTCCGCGCGGAGAGAGCTCCCGAATGGagagaccccccccccccagcgCCAGCGAGCTTAGGATGGACCACCGTTCGGTCGTCCGTGCCGGCACAATGCCGGCCGTCCAGCACTTAAGACACCTTCCCCTGTGCCTCCTCCAGCACTTCAGGGCGTTCCATTAGCTTCCGGTCCAGTGTGCCACGAAGTCACCCGGCACCAACCGGGCCACGTTATCCGTTATCTCCGTTTGACCGTTTGGTGTTGGCAAACGAATCTTCTGCGGCTCGCCCACTCTGCCTAGGGCTTCCGTGCCGCTGGACCTGTTTTTCTCCAGTCCCGTTTTGTTGTCTTTGACACGTCCCTTGTTCCACTAtccgttgttgctgttattTCGTTTTCGACCCTCTACAACGAATCGTTAGCCGGCGAGCGTGCCAAAACCCGACAGCAGATCATAAGGGAAGATATCATAAGGTTAGGGATAGAAAACGAAAGACGTGGAGGCGTAGGTTGAAATTAGCAAACGAAGCGAGAATGTGGCGAAAATATTTAACAGAAAACCCATCGCAATTAGAGAATTGTTAGACCGCGGACGACAAACCGATATATCATTCAATAAACTCACACAGAAACGATGTTTCAACGATCTTAAACCGTGACCATAAATCGGCGTGGTGTTCCGAAACGGATTAAGGAGTTCTGCTGGGAGGAGTGTGGTGTATTTCCGTTCGGCCATGATTTGATCGTGATTTGGTCGTGATTTTCACCCTTTCTCGCTTCAACGGTAGGTTTCGCGATCCCTAAATACGCCAGCTCTGCTTATTAACACAACCACCGAGATGATAgtgagcttaaatgaaatgggCTTTTCAAACTCCGTACAacttgagttgaagactcgTCACTCTAGAAATCagtttttaaatgtttaaatttccAGTATgaaatttgacgttttaaaaatcagataatcggtagtttaaaatttaatcaattgATGTATAACCGgattgccggataagaagaagaattatTCAACACGGCAGATGGCCTAATGAAGAAGCAATTCATACGTCATTTTTCATCTGCCCATCTGGGACGGATGCGTATGGTCTTTTATTTTCGTGTTTAGAAAAGCTTCATTTGTGGTCAAAGGTTGTCCGCGACAATAAATCGCTCAGAAACTCCTAGCACCTGTTAGCGCAAGTTTGAAGCAACTGTTGAATTGAAAATGTTCCAATCCAATTTGGAATGCAAATTACGAAAATCCGGTGCAATCCTCTtggttaattttattttttcaaatgcACTGCATTTCGTTCGTTGCAACGATGGAGCTGCATTTCCACATTAAAAGCCTTGAATCAATCTTGAAGGTGACGTGCCTCCCTTGTCTGCGGTTCCCTTCCACTGGGAAGGCATAATTTCCACAATTAAGTATTTACTCATGAATAACGTGCAtctgaaacgaagaaaagccTCGCTACGGCAACCGAGTTCCGGTGCGGCGCTACCCAAGAGGTGTCGCGCTACCGTCACGGCGACGCTTCCCAACAATTAAGTATGCATTAACTTATTTTATTCCGCGGCGTATTCGGCGCCATTTTTCACATTCCCTTCGCTCCGAAGTTTATTGATTCAACAGAATGCATTCAAAGCCATCAACGCCGCTGACGGCGCCAGCGACGGAAACTATTCCGCGACGACGGAACAATACTGTGTCTGCACTGTGGAGGAATGAGAGGTGCCAACCTCGCCGTGAGTCAATTTTAAGTGAGCCCCATTCCCCGAGGTGTGACgacgaccacacacacacacgcgcgcacaccacAGCCATAAAACTTTTGAAACACCCGGCCCACTTCCGGTGACTTCATAAAAGCTTGCGCACGCCGTACGTCGAGGCATAGAATTCCACCGTTCCACCTCCCGGTGTCTCCCGGTGGTTCCCCGGCTGGTTGAGGCAACCCACTGAAACCgtcaaatcaaattaaaccGTTACCGACAGGTTCCACGGGCGGCGTCTGCCTTCCCCGGTCCCGGCATTCCGTGCCGTTCCCAGCAATGATTATTTTATATCAATTATTCGGAACCATACGGGTCTTGCCCGGGGAACCCTGGTGGCGAAACAATTGAAGTactgctggtgtgtgtgtgtgtgtaaaaaacGCCGGTTTTAATTTGCCGCGAcgcatgtttgtgtgtgcgtgcgagcgGAAACATTCGCAGCCACTGGCACGCCACACGATCACGCCCGGAAATAGAGGCAAACTATTCCGGAAGGCAACACAGTTCAGAAGTCTGAAGTGGCCCGAGGCCTTGGCGCGCAGAACCTCTTAAGCGATACGACTTCCGGCCACCCGCCCTTCCGGTAGTTGCGGCGGCAGTGACGGCCCACGGGAAAGATAAAGTGATTAGCGTGAATGGATTGCGCGAGCTTCGCGCATGAAGGCTGCCGCCAAATTAAATATGGCTCGCGGACTTGGCACGCGCAACATGACTGCCATTTTTGGAAGTGCTTTTTCACGCCGTCCCAAAATTTGGAGCTagcgaaaacaaagaaaaaataacaacgGTACAAACGGTCCGTGGCCGTGCCACACGTTTGCCAAATAAGAGCCACCAACGTCGGCCAGGGATACAATTTAAGGCACacataatttcattttcagcTCGAAACACAGCAACGCGGGCCACGTGGCAATTAGGCGCAAAAACAgggacacaccacaccgtAGCAGAAACGTGGCCTCCAGATTGTCTTGTCTAGCCAAAACCGGGGCGCAATGGAACCACACGGCGTGGTTCCAGGAGGGCCAACGACTGTGGCAACTATGATTAAAATCCGCCAGCCGATTAGAGCCACCGCTACCTTCTGCAGGTGGCCGACGGTGGAGTTATCCTTGCCTTGCGGCCATCAGCGACACAGCGAACCCGCCGCCAGCGAGATCGCAGATGCTCCTCCGCGCTAATGAGGCTCTTCATTTGCCGCGTTCTTTCGCCACTCGACCACAGAGTGGCCTAGTGCCTGCCCGGCAAGCGACCCAATCGGGAATAGAGGGTGAAGACAGATTAAAAACTCGTACCAACTTTGTCGGTCGCTCGTCTAGGAATAACAGAATGGCCTGGAGGCCAGGCGAGTTTGTGAGGTGCTGCGCACGCCATTGGCTGTCACCCAAGCTAAATATGTCATTAACTTGTCACACAACAAGATTAATTGTAAATCTTTTGAAGCTTCCGAAAGGGGTGTATTTTTAATAAAGTTTCAATCAAGTTAACAAACAATCACTATCTCAACCAGAGTCTTGCGTTCTACTCGAAGTTGCTATTACTAAATAAGCTCAGtagaaatcgaaaatcggcTGAAAGCCCAGCCCACAGGGAGACGTGAATTTGCATGTCAATCTTCTGTATTTGCTTGTCAAACTTGCTCATCGCAATGTATTTCTGTGAAATTAGAAAAAACCGAGTATCGctgtgtaataaaatatttgttttcaaaaggCGATAGGTCTACGCAAAACAAAGATAAGATGGGTTCTGTGCTTGTGGATTCGCTACCGTCCGATGCACCGTTGTGAGATTTTTGGCAcctaaatttaaacgtggctGCTACCCTCAATTTTTCTCTGTTCCTGAATATCTGGTTTTGGTGCGGACAGGTTTCGTTCATATTACATCGAAAATGTGTGGTATTGCTTGTAAAAAAGTAAGTTCAAAGTAATGCCTACTGCTGTTGTTGAGCAGTGTTTACATTATTTCGATCAACCGGGACCATAGGCTCTAGTAACCCGTATTAATGAAATCATCTACTGGGTAAACGGACCCAGCGCCATTCGGTGGATGCTTTTTATTAACCGATTGATTTAGTTGCTTTCAGTGCAATCGGACTCAATTAGTGCAGTGTGCCGTTAATGGGGTGGACCACGCTTGACTTTTACCCAATTTCCCTGCCGGCCACACCACAACGCCAATCGCTTATCAAAATAGCTAATTAACGGTGATTAAGTTTATGTTTCTCGCCCGTCGCAACATTACGGCACCGGTGGGGTGGGCCCATCACTCGCGCCCGCTTACACGCCGGTTTATGCTCGCCCTCCGGAGTCGTTGGGTCGTCGGAATTTTGTCTCTAATTTTATATGCAAATTTGTTTGCATCAACCAGAGTCTGGCCGACCCGGCCGGAGTGGATTAGCGGCGTGCGGCGCACGGCGTCGGTTTATTAAAGTGCGTTGAAAATTCACGAAATCCTTTCGGCAAGCAATTAGCCACCGCCAGTCCGTCCGCTTAATTAATCCCATTTGAACCTCaggccaaacacaaaaaagcccAACCCGAGGCCAGCCATCCGATCCAATCAACCCGCCTCGAGCCCGGTCCCGCTGAAATCACCCATGGCCCCGCTTTACACCTTTCCAGCGACCCGAATGTCCTTGTCGCGGACAGGAAGTTTAACATGTTCACCGCTCTCCGATTATTCGATTACTTTTCTAGATGCGCTGCAAATTAAGTTACCACCCAACGGGACGGCTATCGGGATCCACATGCGGTCGTCACCGCTGGGCACCGCCGGAAGCGGTCCTGCCGGTACCGGACGAGCCTGCGCCGGGAACTCTTCGCCGGATCATCGGtcccaccatcagcagcagcagcagcagcagcagcaactagcCTCATCCGGCCACTCCCACCATCACTCCCATCAGCACCCCGCCGATGGTTCCAGTTTGATGCAATTAAAATCGCAAAATCTTAAGAACGCTTCCGTGTGCCCCCCGCAGCTGCCCCACGCCGCCATGAGCGAAATGCGTGTCTGATTGCACCCCGACTGTGGCGATCTGGTTTGAGCCGGCCAGGCGCACTCCTGCGTGCAGCTctagcaccggcaccggcgcacCGGGTTTGTAGGCACACAATTGTGATGTAAATTCCCAGTCCCAATGGAATGCTTTCCAGCAACCAGTGTTCAACGCACCGAAAAACTCGGGCTCGTGAAAAAATGTG
It includes:
- the LOC128275547 gene encoding neuroligin-1, whose product is MKFVKFQHFCIVYFLLVRFLNGATMDLYKNSRLGNRIVQTRYGRLQGLVLPLEGYKFLKPIEAFLGVPYATPPTKMNRFSPTRTPSPWDGIRIADKFSPVCPQRLPSVNNETAALDKMPKGRLEYLKRLLPFLQNQSEDCLYLNVFAPVHATQSDKKLPVIVFLHGESFEWNSGNAYDGTVLASYSDLVVVTLNYRLGILGFLNANPSPQLRARVANYGLMDQMAALHWVQQNIAKFGGDPATVTLAGHGSGAACINFLMTSPTMVPGLFHRAILLSGSAYSSWALVEDPVVYALKLAKEVNCSIPEDLIKNHEQIVDCLRDVPLEELFAADILPPSFLSAFGPSVDGVVIRPGRSNQDIDELPPIRGTSKRSQGAAGRYDLLFGVVTGEALWRFSAADIQSGFEGDRRDKILRTYVRNAYTYHLSEIFYTVVNEYTDWERTVQHPINMRDAAVAALSDAQFVAPLVHTGDMLAPPPPLPGQEPSGPKCFFYVFDYQTKDGDYPQRMGTVHGEDLPYVFGAPLVDGFNHFPRNYTKSEVALSEAIMVYWANFARTGNPNEHHRQDSILAASRERNRFRSINWEEYDPVHQKYLEIGMKPRMKNHFRAHQLSIWLRLIPELHKAGMEDVIARHNLFKNHDDMDLYEGLVKPDTFTGRLNYLEDNLKHRGMLTGGDVGHALHANVGMTTAEPALLTTCMPVGNYSALAPTVTVLNATTDTLAGLEAAGYAAYSTALSVTIAIGCSLLILNVLIFAGVYYQRDKTRLEVKSLQKQYQQRGGGLHQQGPFDPIKHAHYHLGHSQSANVIVDVENHDTGALILAGDVKSPHICTNAMQINVMKSGSPGGGGGGGGGDGRGGVGNLGSGANGGGGGVGGGDGGSCNVPAPLGQSKMPLQANNTGYGAATKLPPRSEHITIPIKNSTFIGTAGPGGGGTFVSGMMTLPKPTSQHQHQQQQQQHQQHQQHQQQHQQQQQQQQQVHIPMSYNRNECMTLPRSMGGAGLSATSAITSTDALQIKLPPNGTAIGIHMRSSPLGTAGSGPAGTGRACAGNSSPDHRSHHQQQQQQQQQLASSGHSHHHSHQHPADGSSLMQLKSQNLKNASVCPPQLPHAAMSEMRV